In Megalopta genalis isolate 19385.01 chromosome 7, iyMegGena1_principal, whole genome shotgun sequence, a single window of DNA contains:
- the Socs36E gene encoding suppressor of cytokine signaling at 36E, which yields MGQHFASLREFFRMGGERQSSEVCTSIIQRVLEMTNQDSTENLHENENNGNVPALNSNSFPRGECKPDGNLDNDRLNLEVDNHNSKFETLYNQPVDSQDSKQVCSNGNVTSEILSYKQQNNSEDSPINPPLRRSSKTLSFGKRKSKQRNKDQNPTCTHVLSSKKKRSNWVLKFNCAKSKASKSTDIIPGHGNNNSDCVCTSYRRTEENSIGANVVLNSRSAPQSPVLGPLPPSPVIDLSRIYPEEYPMEDCDKRARLQRAREMEEGVEPPPGYKPNYPSGIQVHPNGITVDSLAALFQAHAGIQAAALTALSQIDFTLIPHIERPAHTQVDYVHCLVPDLRSITACSFYWGKMDRYEAERLLEGKQDGTFLLRDSAQEEFLFSVSFRRYGRSLHARIEQWNHKFSFDSHDPGVYASETVCGLIEHYKDPSCCMFFEPMLTIPLHRNFAFPLQHLCRAVITTRTTYDGINKLQLPKTLKSYLKEYHYKQRVRVRRLDTENDLRSYGTSISYLPLI from the exons ATGGGACAGCATTTCGCTAGTCTCAGAGAATTTTTTAGAATGGGTGGTGAACGCCAGTCTTCCGAAGTATGTACTAGCATTATTCAGCGTGTACTAGAAATGACGAATCAAGATAGCACAGAAAATTTACATGAGAATGAAAATAATGGAAATGTACCTGCGTTAAACTCAAATTCGTTTCCACGTGGAGAATGCAAACCGGATGGAAATCTGGACAATGATCGGTTAAATTTAGAAGTAGATAATCATAATTCTAAATTTGAAACTTTGTATAATCAGCCGGTTGACTCTCAGGATTCGAAGCAAGTTTGTAGCAATGGAAATGTTACTAGTGAAATACTGAGTTACAAGCAACAGAATAATTCAGAAGATAGTCCTATAAATCCACCTCTGAGGAGATCGTCTAAAACTTTGTCGTTTGGTAAACGAAAAA GTAAACAGCGTAATAAGGATCAAAACCCAACGTGCACTCACGTTTTATCTTCTAAGAAAAAACGGAGTAATTGGgtattaaaatttaattgcGCCAAAAGTAAAGCATCTAAAAGCACTGACATTATTCCGGGTCACGGAAATAATAATTCAGATTGCGTGTGTACCAGTTACAGACGAACCGAAGAAAATTCTATCGGAGCTAATGTTGTACTTAACAGTCGATCAGCTCCGCAAAGCCCAGTATTAGGACCGCTTCCACCAAGTCCAGTAATTGATCTTTCAAGAATCTATCCAGAGGAGTACCCAATGGAA GATTGCGACAAAAGAGCTCGTTTGCAACGTGCTCGAGAAATGGAGGAAGGTGTAGAACCACCTCCTGGATACAAGCCTAATTATCCATCTGGGATACAAGTACACCCGAATGGGATAACAGTGGACAGTTTAGCGGCCCTATTTCAAGCCCACGCTGGCATACAAGCCGCTGCTCTTACGGCATTGTCTCAAATAGATTTTACGTTAATTCCGCACATCGAAAGGCCGGCACATACGCAG GTTGATTATGTCCATTGCCTTGTACCGGACCTCAGATCCATCACAGCTTGTTCCTTTTATTGGGGCAAGATGGATAGATACGAGGCAGAACGATTATTAGAAGGCAAACAGGACGGTACGTTCCTATTAAGGGACTCTGCGCAAGAGGAGTTTTTATTTTCTGTGAGTTTTCGAAGGTATGGACGTTCTCTGCATGCGCGAATTGAACAGTGGAATCATAAGTTTAGCTTCGATTCACACGATCCTGGAGTGTATGCCTCGGAAACG GTGTGCGGCTTGATCGAACATTATAAGGACCCATCGTGTTGCATGTTCTTCGAACCAATGCTGACGATACCATTGCATCGAAACTTTGCCTTTCCATTACAACACCTCTGCCGAGCGGTGATAACCACACGGACAACGTACGACGGTATAAATAAGCTGCAGTTGCCAAAGACACTTAAAAGTTATCTCAAGGAGTACCATTACAAACAAAGAGTACGCGTTAGGCGATTGGATACCGAAAACGATTTGCGATCATACGGAACGTCCATATCATACTTACCTTTAATATGA